One Rosettibacter firmus genomic window carries:
- a CDS encoding NADH-quinone oxidoreductase subunit M: MQENLILTYLLLIPIIGSLIVLFLSEEQKKIIRWFGLIISTIAFLISLYAYFQYNSSDSQFQLVHKILWIKSLNISYHVGVDGISLILILLTTFITPLTLLSTWKAIDKNVKMFTFSMLLLEAGMLGVFMSLDVFLFYIFWEAMLIPMYFIIGIWGGERRIYASIKFFLYTMFGSLLMLVAIIWLAVYASNQSGSFTTNLLDLYKIGPTIPFEIQKWMFLAFFLSFAIKVPVFPFHTWLPDAHVEAPTAGSVILAGVLLKMGTYGLIRFCLPLFPQSSVHYASIISILAIIGIIYGALVSMVQPDMKKLVAYSSVSHLGFVVLGIFAMTIESMQGAIIQMINHGLSTGALFLLVGVLYERTHHREIEYYGGIAKIVPLYSTILMIVLLSSIGLPGLNGFVGEFLILLGSFKSNVLNSWWYTVFAASGVIFAAVYLLWMYQRVVFGEIKNLNLKNELTDMNNRELLILIPILIFIVWIGIYPTTFLKLTEVSAQSILQNVSNNTFYFLK; encoded by the coding sequence ATGCAGGAAAATTTAATTCTTACATATTTACTTCTTATTCCAATCATTGGAAGTTTAATTGTTCTTTTTTTATCAGAAGAACAAAAAAAAATTATAAGGTGGTTTGGATTAATAATTTCAACTATTGCCTTCTTGATTTCTTTATATGCTTATTTTCAATATAATTCTTCAGACTCCCAATTTCAGTTAGTCCATAAGATTTTGTGGATAAAGAGTTTAAATATTAGCTATCATGTTGGTGTAGATGGTATTTCTTTAATCTTAATTTTACTTACAACTTTTATTACACCATTAACACTTCTCTCTACATGGAAAGCTATTGATAAAAATGTTAAGATGTTTACTTTCTCAATGTTATTACTCGAAGCTGGAATGCTCGGCGTATTTATGTCTTTGGATGTTTTTCTATTTTATATTTTCTGGGAAGCAATGTTAATACCAATGTATTTTATAATAGGAATATGGGGTGGCGAAAGAAGAATATATGCATCAATAAAATTTTTCTTATACACAATGTTTGGAAGTTTATTGATGCTTGTAGCAATTATTTGGTTAGCTGTATATGCATCAAATCAATCAGGATCGTTTACAACTAATTTATTGGATTTATATAAAATTGGTCCTACAATACCTTTTGAAATTCAAAAATGGATGTTTCTTGCTTTCTTTCTAAGTTTTGCAATAAAAGTTCCAGTATTTCCTTTTCATACCTGGTTACCTGATGCACATGTTGAAGCACCTACAGCTGGTTCTGTTATATTAGCAGGTGTGTTATTAAAAATGGGGACTTATGGATTAATTCGTTTTTGTCTTCCTCTTTTTCCTCAATCATCTGTCCATTATGCATCGATTATTTCTATTCTTGCAATCATTGGAATTATCTATGGAGCATTGGTTTCGATGGTTCAACCTGATATGAAAAAACTTGTTGCTTATTCGTCGGTTTCACATCTTGGTTTTGTAGTGCTTGGAATTTTTGCTATGACTATTGAATCGATGCAGGGTGCAATAATTCAAATGATAAATCATGGCTTATCCACTGGAGCTTTATTCCTTTTAGTTGGTGTTTTGTACGAAAGAACTCATCATCGTGAAATTGAATACTATGGTGGTATTGCTAAAATAGTTCCACTGTATTCAACAATACTTATGATTGTTTTATTATCATCAATTGGATTACCTGGATTGAATGGATTTGTTGGTGAGTTTTTAATTCTGCTTGGCTCATTTAAATCAAATGTTCTTAACAGCTGGTGGTATACTGTTTTTGCAGCATCAGGAGTTATTTTTGCTGCTGTTTATTTATTATGGATGTATCAGAGAGTTGTTTTTGGTGAAATAAAAAATCTTAATCTTAAAAATGAACTTACTGATATGAATAATCGAGAATTACTGATTCTAATTCCTATTTTAATATTTATTGTGTGGATTGGAATTTATCCAACAACTTTTTTGAAATTAACTGAAGTTTCTGCACAATCAATTTTGCAGAATGTAAGCAATAATACTTTTTATTTTTTGAAATAA
- a CDS encoding NADH-quinone oxidoreductase subunit N, which yields MPASISEYSMIMPFIIIGILILLSIVIEISSKKSEIIIPWLSILTFFIIALYSLLNINQNEILFNGMLEVGGKAAIFNFIFNLGALLVTINSIDYIKKYGSYYGEYYILIQSSVLGMMIMAGAGDLIMIFLGLELMSICFYVLAGINRKKLFANEASMKYFLLGAFATGFIVYGIALIYGISGTTNLSSIMTNFSSLISNIIFITGFVLFLVGFSFKIAAVPFHMWVPDVYQGSATTVTGLMSTIGKSAAFSVLILSLTAIIAFKTPNNFRNYFAVISTLSMLAGSIIAISQNNLKRMLAYSSIAHAGYMSIGLAAGNITSIAGIIFYLAAYTFINLGAFGIISIVEGEDDSRTDLDSFTGLNSKNPLLAALMSLFMFALAGIPPLAGFFGKYYVFVGAIESGLTWLAIIGVLASVISVYFYLRVVVLMYFKEPAHNFNITLSPYSLASVIICSVLVIIFGLVPDLLMNLITSVVY from the coding sequence ATGCCAGCAAGTATTTCTGAATATTCAATGATAATGCCTTTTATAATTATAGGCATTTTAATTTTACTATCAATAGTTATAGAAATTAGTTCAAAGAAAAGTGAAATAATCATTCCCTGGTTATCGATATTAACTTTTTTCATAATTGCTCTTTATTCTTTATTAAATATAAATCAAAATGAAATACTATTTAATGGAATGCTCGAAGTAGGTGGCAAAGCTGCTATTTTTAATTTTATTTTCAACTTAGGGGCTTTACTGGTTACAATTAATTCTATTGATTATATAAAAAAATATGGTTCATATTATGGTGAATATTATATATTGATTCAATCTTCTGTTTTAGGTATGATGATAATGGCTGGTGCTGGCGATTTAATTATGATTTTTTTGGGTCTGGAATTAATGTCGATATGCTTCTATGTTCTTGCTGGAATTAATAGAAAAAAATTATTTGCTAACGAAGCATCTATGAAATATTTCTTGCTTGGTGCATTTGCAACTGGATTTATTGTTTATGGAATTGCTTTAATTTATGGTATTAGTGGTACAACAAATTTATCGAGTATAATGACAAATTTTTCTTCACTTATTTCCAATATAATTTTTATTACAGGCTTCGTTCTATTTTTAGTTGGATTTAGTTTTAAGATTGCAGCTGTACCTTTTCATATGTGGGTTCCAGATGTTTATCAGGGTTCTGCTACAACAGTAACAGGATTGATGTCAACTATTGGAAAAAGTGCTGCATTTAGTGTTTTAATTCTATCTCTTACAGCAATTATTGCTTTTAAGACACCAAATAATTTCCGTAATTATTTTGCTGTAATATCAACTCTTTCGATGCTTGCTGGAAGTATTATTGCAATATCTCAAAACAATCTCAAAAGAATGTTAGCATATTCTTCGATTGCACATGCTGGTTATATGTCAATAGGTCTGGCAGCTGGAAATATTACCAGTATTGCTGGAATTATTTTCTACCTTGCTGCTTATACTTTTATTAATCTTGGTGCTTTTGGAATTATTTCGATTGTTGAAGGAGAAGATGATTCAAGAACAGATCTGGATTCATTTACTGGATTGAATTCTAAAAATCCATTACTTGCTGCATTAATGTCTTTATTTATGTTTGCTTTAGCAGGAATTCCTCCATTAGCTGGATTTTTTGGGAAGTATTATGTTTTTGTTGGTGCTATAGAAAGTGGATTAACCTGGTTAGCAATTATTGGAGTCCTTGCAAGTGTAATAAGTGTTTATTTTTATTTGCGTGTAGTTGTTCTCATGTATTTTAAAGAACCTGCCCATAATTTTAATATAACCTTATCACCATACAGTTTAGCTTCAGTAATTATTTGTAGTGTGCTTGTAATAATATTCGGTTTAGTTCCAGATTTATTAATGAATTTAATAACTTCGGTTGTTTATTAA
- the nuoL gene encoding NADH-quinone oxidoreductase subunit L, producing the protein MINYIYLAIILPLAGFLINGLFGRKIKSELIIGLIGSLTVGFSFIISLLAFVETISLPVNQRSNVVELFTWLSVAGLNIKFGYLVDQLSLTMSLIVTGVGFLIHVYSIGYMHGDKGFWKFFAYLNLFIFAMMNLVLGDNFVVLFLGWEGVGLCSYLLIGFWYDKKFEKSTTADAAKKAFIVNRIGDFGFLLGMFLIYYTFDSLNFNEVFSKAQTLSISEATYSFIALFLFIGATGKSAQIPLYVWLPDAMAGPTPVSALIHAATMVTAGVYMVSRASILFASAPVVMLIVAIIGVFTALFAATIGLVQNDIKKILAYSTISQLGYMFLAAGVGAFSASIFHVMTHAFFKALLFLGAGSVIHSMHEEQNIQNYGGLKKYMPKTYLTFLIAALAISGFPGLSGFFSKDEILWYSFINGGFVLWLVGAFTAMLTAFYIFRLFSLTFLGQERFDHHKIHPHESPSVMTIPLIILAVLSVIGGYVGIPEVFSGENGNLFESWLAPIYEPAERLLLMHSETYSHTLEIILMFVSVVLALSAIYFAIHVYTKNRTIAENLSNNFKKLYNLLLNKYYVDEIYDAAIVNPIKIGSEKVLWKFTDAFIIDGIVNGVARIIGLVSGFIRKIQTGVAQFYALVIVAGIALILFWVILSIN; encoded by the coding sequence ATGATTAATTATATCTATTTAGCTATAATTCTACCTTTAGCTGGTTTTTTAATTAATGGTCTATTTGGTAGAAAAATTAAAAGTGAATTAATAATTGGATTAATTGGAAGTTTAACAGTAGGATTTTCATTTATAATTTCTTTGCTGGCATTTGTAGAAACTATATCACTTCCAGTAAATCAAAGATCAAATGTAGTTGAATTATTTACCTGGCTTTCTGTTGCTGGATTAAATATAAAATTTGGTTATCTCGTTGATCAGCTTTCGCTAACTATGTCTTTAATAGTTACTGGAGTTGGATTTTTAATTCATGTTTATTCAATTGGATATATGCATGGTGATAAAGGTTTCTGGAAATTTTTTGCATACTTAAATTTATTCATCTTTGCAATGATGAATTTAGTATTAGGAGATAATTTTGTTGTTTTGTTTTTAGGATGGGAAGGCGTTGGTCTTTGTTCATATTTATTAATTGGATTCTGGTACGATAAGAAATTTGAAAAAAGTACTACAGCAGATGCAGCTAAGAAAGCTTTTATAGTCAATAGAATTGGTGATTTTGGTTTCTTACTTGGAATGTTTTTGATTTATTATACATTTGATTCACTTAATTTCAATGAAGTATTTTCTAAAGCTCAAACACTTTCAATAAGTGAAGCTACTTATAGTTTTATTGCATTATTTTTATTTATTGGAGCCACTGGAAAATCTGCACAAATTCCTTTGTATGTCTGGTTACCAGATGCAATGGCAGGTCCAACACCAGTCTCTGCTTTAATTCATGCAGCAACAATGGTTACTGCTGGTGTTTACATGGTTTCGAGAGCTTCTATATTATTTGCTTCTGCACCAGTAGTAATGTTGATAGTCGCCATAATAGGAGTATTCACAGCTTTATTTGCAGCAACAATTGGTCTTGTTCAAAACGATATTAAAAAGATTTTAGCTTATTCAACAATAAGCCAACTTGGTTATATGTTTTTGGCTGCAGGTGTGGGAGCTTTTAGTGCATCTATTTTTCATGTTATGACTCATGCTTTTTTCAAAGCTCTTCTTTTTTTAGGTGCTGGTTCTGTAATTCATAGCATGCACGAAGAACAAAATATTCAAAATTATGGTGGCCTTAAAAAGTATATGCCAAAAACTTATTTGACATTTTTAATTGCCGCACTTGCTATTTCAGGTTTTCCAGGTTTATCAGGATTTTTTAGCAAAGATGAAATTTTATGGTATTCGTTTATAAATGGTGGATTTGTTTTATGGTTGGTTGGTGCTTTTACTGCTATGCTAACTGCATTTTATATTTTTAGATTATTTTCTCTTACATTTCTTGGTCAAGAAAGATTTGATCATCATAAAATTCATCCACACGAATCGCCATCTGTTATGACAATTCCATTAATTATACTTGCAGTTTTATCTGTTATTGGTGGTTATGTTGGAATCCCTGAAGTATTTTCTGGTGAAAATGGAAATTTATTCGAAAGCTGGCTGGCTCCAATTTATGAGCCTGCAGAAAGATTATTATTAATGCATTCAGAAACTTATTCTCATACACTGGAAATTATTTTAATGTTTGTGTCTGTAGTACTTGCTTTAAGTGCAATCTATTTTGCTATTCATGTTTATACAAAGAATAGAACAATAGCAGAAAACTTATCAAACAATTTTAAAAAGCTTTATAATCTATTATTAAATAAATACTATGTAGATGAAATTTATGATGCAGCAATTGTAAATCCAATTAAAATAGGTTCAGAAAAAGTTTTATGGAAATTTACTGATGCATTTATAATTGATGGAATAGTAAATGGCGTTGCCAGAATTATTGGATTAGTTTCTGGATTTATTAGAAAAATTCAAACTGGAGTTGCTCAATTTTATGCTCTTGTAATCGTTGCAGGCATTGCATTAATTCTTTTCTGGGTAATATTGAGTATTAATTAA
- the nuoK gene encoding NADH-quinone oxidoreductase subunit NuoK codes for MSSIPIEYYLILSAFMFIVGVTGVLIRRNAIVVFMCIELMLNSANLALVTFSSYIGNPIGQVFVFFVMTVAAAEAAVGLAIIIAIFRNKLTVNIDEINIFKW; via the coding sequence ATGTCGTCAATACCAATTGAATATTATCTAATACTCAGTGCATTTATGTTTATAGTAGGTGTAACAGGTGTGTTAATCAGAAGGAATGCAATAGTTGTTTTTATGTGTATAGAATTAATGTTAAACTCAGCAAATCTGGCACTGGTAACTTTTTCGTCATACATTGGAAATCCAATAGGTCAGGTATTTGTATTTTTTGTTATGACTGTAGCTGCTGCCGAAGCAGCAGTTGGTTTAGCCATTATTATTGCAATTTTTAGAAATAAACTTACTGTTAACATTGACGAAATAAATATTTTTAAGTGGTAA